The following are encoded together in the Arthrobacter sp. Y-9 genome:
- a CDS encoding YoaK family protein, with protein MSTPWRDAWHTLRPRPDDPHGPLAPMLVLLTVVTGLVDAFSYLELGRVFVANMTGNVVFLSFALGGAPGFLWWASLLAVLTFLLGAFLGGRIGATAGGHRGRHLFAAAATQTALLLAALILTLVAPAPAPRDSYDGVLLTALIVVLGIAMGLQNATARGLGVPDLTTTVLTMTLTGMGADSRIAGGRDGRIGRRLLSVLAMFLGGLAGVLLIESGQGRWVLVCATFLLGGVTLWTARSRRATTGWVTKPA; from the coding sequence ATGAGCACACCCTGGCGCGACGCGTGGCACACCCTCAGGCCGCGGCCGGATGACCCCCATGGGCCGCTCGCCCCGATGCTCGTGCTCCTGACCGTGGTGACGGGCCTCGTCGACGCGTTCAGCTACCTCGAGCTGGGCCGGGTCTTCGTGGCGAACATGACCGGCAACGTCGTGTTCCTGTCGTTCGCGCTGGGCGGGGCGCCGGGCTTCCTCTGGTGGGCGTCGCTCCTGGCGGTGCTGACGTTCCTGCTCGGGGCGTTCCTCGGCGGCAGGATCGGCGCGACGGCGGGCGGCCACCGTGGCCGGCATCTGTTCGCAGCAGCGGCAACCCAGACCGCCCTCCTCCTCGCGGCCTTGATCCTCACGCTCGTCGCCCCCGCGCCGGCGCCCCGGGACTCGTACGACGGCGTCCTGCTGACGGCCCTGATCGTCGTTCTCGGCATCGCCATGGGCCTCCAGAACGCGACGGCGCGCGGTCTCGGCGTCCCGGATCTCACCACGACGGTTCTGACCATGACCCTCACGGGCATGGGCGCGGACAGCAGGATCGCGGGCGGCCGGGACGGCCGGATCGGCAGGAGGCTCCTCTCGGTGCTCGCCATGTTCCTGGGAGGCCTGGCAGGAGTGCTCCTCATCGAATCCGGGCAGGGCCGCTGGGTCCTGGTCTGCGCCACGTTCCTGCTGGGAGGGGTCACACTGTGGACGGCACGGTCCCGTCGCGCCACCACCGGGTGGGTGACCAAGCCCGCCTGA
- a CDS encoding MFS transporter: MLNTPEPRKTRLPFEVWALVAGGFTVALGYGVVAPVIPQFALEFGVSNFAASAIVSAFALMRVVSAPVAGRVIDRFGERRTYITGILIVALSTGASALAVDYAQFLVLRGAGGIGSALFTIAATALLIKVSPPNARARVASLNAAGFLLGGLLGPVFGGIVTAFGLRAPFVFYFFTLLAAATVVAIALRGSSHAARSVPRPGTEAPVAFRAALVIPQYRALLLSVFAFGWTSFGVRVSVIPIFVVVGLHGDPATAAWVLAAYAAGNAALIFPAGRWGDTMGRKPLLVSGLLLMTAVYLLVPAVPILWATLALMVIAGMGSALVNPAQQAVLADVLAQRRGGNVVAAYSMASDLGGVLGPLIAGALLDAAGFGWAFSVTAALLAAATLTWALVPDSRKLQSADPVDTAPGR, translated from the coding sequence GTGCTGAACACCCCCGAACCGCGGAAGACCCGGCTGCCCTTCGAAGTCTGGGCCCTCGTGGCCGGAGGGTTCACCGTGGCCCTCGGCTACGGCGTGGTGGCGCCGGTCATCCCGCAGTTCGCGCTGGAGTTCGGGGTCTCGAACTTCGCCGCCTCCGCGATCGTCAGTGCCTTCGCCCTCATGCGGGTGGTCTCCGCCCCCGTGGCGGGCCGGGTGATCGACCGTTTCGGCGAACGCCGCACCTACATCACGGGCATCCTGATCGTCGCGCTGTCCACGGGCGCGTCCGCCCTGGCCGTCGACTACGCCCAGTTCCTCGTGCTCCGAGGGGCCGGTGGCATCGGCTCCGCCCTGTTCACCATCGCGGCGACGGCCCTGCTCATCAAGGTGAGCCCGCCAAACGCACGCGCCCGGGTCGCGAGCCTGAACGCCGCCGGATTCCTGCTGGGCGGTCTGCTGGGACCCGTGTTCGGCGGTATCGTCACGGCCTTCGGGCTGCGCGCGCCGTTCGTCTTCTACTTCTTCACCCTGCTGGCGGCGGCCACCGTGGTCGCGATCGCCCTCCGCGGTTCGAGCCACGCGGCGCGGAGCGTGCCCCGGCCCGGGACCGAGGCGCCGGTGGCGTTCCGCGCCGCACTGGTGATCCCCCAGTACCGTGCCCTGCTCCTGTCGGTGTTCGCCTTCGGCTGGACGTCCTTCGGGGTGCGCGTGTCGGTGATCCCGATCTTCGTCGTCGTCGGGCTGCACGGCGACCCGGCGACCGCGGCCTGGGTCCTGGCCGCTTATGCGGCAGGCAATGCGGCGCTCATCTTCCCGGCCGGGCGCTGGGGCGACACCATGGGCCGCAAGCCGTTGCTCGTCTCCGGGCTCCTGCTCATGACCGCGGTCTATCTGCTGGTGCCGGCGGTGCCGATCCTCTGGGCCACCCTGGCCCTCATGGTGATCGCGGGCATGGGGTCCGCCCTGGTCAATCCGGCGCAGCAGGCCGTGCTCGCGGATGTCCTGGCGCAGCGCCGCGGCGGCAACGTGGTGGCGGCCTATTCGATGGCGAGCGACCTGGGCGGTGTGCTCGGTCCGCTCATCGCGGGCGCGTTGCTCGACGCCGCGGGCTTCGGCTGGGCGTTCTCGGTCACCGCCGCGCTGCTCGCCGCCGCCACGCTCACCTGGGCGCTGGTCCCGGACTCACGCAAGCTCCAGTCCGCGGATCCCGTGGACACCGCTCCCGGTCGCTGA
- the mptB gene encoding polyprenol phosphomannose-dependent alpha 1,6 mannosyltransferase MptB — protein sequence MSAPKPAGGGVEVALRQGLLGSVLMTLGSVGVGWLAGTSSVLIRTWPFIVARTTLPAVVVCTILLCAGAVLLLRAWLRLGQKVGEWTPETRPLLKKALWYWVTPMVFAVPLFSRDMYAYIGQGRLMLEGLDPYTNGISSLSNYFNLGPDTLWTEAPTPYGPLWLWIEFGTVLVTGGIPEPALFLFRLAGVLGVVLLYIYLPRIASLVGLNPERTLWLVVLNPVLLINFVASGHNDSLMMGLVVAGLYYAATRRAVRGVILITASIAIKPITILALPFAGLLWAGRDARWPRRLLCWGATAGMSLGLLAVVGYLNGLGFGWLGALQTPGAVWIWFAPVGLVGHAVGFVVQLLGGSGDPVTDVILTIGKVLSVMVVLWLVFRWPRKDQDFTLEILRNNAWAFAAVVVLAPVIQPWYMVWLLVFFGMTGIAEGWQLRLVYYLTVFFVLIALTDQLSVFGWIPFGMPVARGVAIVVGVVLVLHLIYSDRKTHHLFNAPRLRKRKAG from the coding sequence ATGAGTGCGCCGAAGCCCGCTGGGGGCGGGGTCGAGGTGGCGTTGCGCCAGGGACTGCTCGGTTCCGTTCTGATGACCCTGGGTTCCGTCGGTGTCGGCTGGCTGGCCGGCACCAGCAGCGTCCTGATCCGCACCTGGCCCTTCATCGTCGCGCGCACCACGCTGCCCGCCGTCGTCGTGTGCACCATCCTGCTCTGCGCCGGCGCGGTGCTGCTCCTGCGCGCCTGGCTGCGTCTCGGCCAGAAGGTGGGCGAATGGACGCCGGAGACGCGGCCGCTGCTGAAGAAGGCGCTCTGGTACTGGGTGACCCCGATGGTGTTCGCCGTGCCGCTCTTCAGCCGGGACATGTACGCGTACATCGGGCAGGGCCGTCTCATGCTGGAGGGCCTCGATCCGTACACCAACGGGATCTCCTCGCTGAGCAACTACTTCAACCTCGGTCCCGACACCCTCTGGACCGAAGCCCCGACGCCGTACGGTCCGCTGTGGCTGTGGATCGAGTTCGGGACCGTGCTCGTCACCGGCGGGATCCCCGAACCGGCGCTGTTCCTGTTCCGGCTCGCCGGGGTGCTCGGCGTGGTCCTGCTGTACATCTACCTGCCGCGCATCGCCTCGCTGGTCGGCCTCAACCCGGAGCGCACGCTCTGGCTCGTGGTGCTGAACCCGGTGCTCCTGATCAACTTCGTCGCGAGCGGTCACAACGACTCCCTCATGATGGGGCTCGTCGTGGCCGGCCTGTACTACGCCGCGACCCGCCGTGCCGTGCGCGGGGTCATCCTGATCACCGCGTCGATCGCCATCAAACCCATCACCATCCTGGCCCTGCCCTTCGCGGGTCTCCTGTGGGCCGGTCGTGACGCGCGCTGGCCGCGCCGTCTGCTCTGCTGGGGCGCGACGGCGGGCATGTCCCTGGGCCTGCTGGCGGTGGTCGGGTACTTGAACGGGCTGGGCTTCGGCTGGCTGGGCGCCCTCCAGACGCCAGGTGCGGTCTGGATCTGGTTCGCCCCGGTGGGACTCGTCGGTCATGCCGTCGGTTTCGTGGTCCAGCTGCTCGGAGGTTCCGGCGACCCCGTCACCGACGTCATCCTCACCATCGGCAAGGTGCTGTCCGTCATGGTGGTGCTCTGGCTCGTCTTCCGCTGGCCTCGGAAGGACCAGGACTTCACGCTGGAGATCCTGAGGAACAACGCGTGGGCGTTCGCCGCCGTGGTGGTGCTCGCCCCGGTGATCCAGCCCTGGTACATGGTATGGTTGCTGGTCTTCTTCGGCATGACCGGGATCGCGGAGGGCTGGCAGCTTCGCCTGGTGTACTACCTGACGGTGTTCTTCGTGCTGATCGCCCTGACCGATCAGCTGAGCGTGTTCGGCTGGATCCCGTTCGGCATGCCGGTGGCCCGGGGAGTCGCGATAGTGGTCGGCGTGGTGCTGGTGCTGCACCTGATCTACTCCGACCGGAAGACCCATCACCTGTTCAACGCGCCGCGTCTGCGGAAGCGCAAAGCAGGCTGA
- a CDS encoding glycosyltransferase 87 family protein — protein MFSDAFFSKLTDLRTRLIPRRAQDWLTTPRGLWTGFGVLHAVFLIFALVLATRNEAFSDTFIYRDWVAAGFNDQLISGPSPWVYPILALPPMAIAYAFGPALFFFLWVLMITVLNGVALGMLTDWGRNRKSMTAAWWWLSFVFLMGWLGFARVDGFTAPIVLIALIHGVRRPFVASVILAVGTWMKVWPAAVMLALFAVVKSRVRVILGGVVVTAGVAAVAAALGVLPRLLNFLTQQGDRGMQLEATFTTPWLWLSVLGVGDSHMYMNTDINSMQVDGPGTTVMSALMQPLLVLAALVVTGLVFWALHQGKQRGGIDRTELLLAGALALTTAFIVFNKVGSPQFMVWLAPAVALGLIHDFKAWRTPAVMLILIAITTFLIYPLFYDALSHNNPLMALVLTVRNLLLVGLLVISVHRLYVLGRDARTAAPAVTAA, from the coding sequence ATTTTCTCCGACGCCTTCTTCTCGAAACTGACGGACCTCAGGACAAGGCTCATCCCCCGCCGAGCCCAGGACTGGCTGACGACCCCTCGCGGCCTCTGGACCGGTTTCGGAGTGCTTCACGCGGTCTTCCTGATCTTCGCCCTGGTGCTCGCCACGCGCAATGAGGCCTTCAGCGACACCTTCATCTACCGCGACTGGGTGGCGGCCGGGTTCAACGACCAGCTGATCTCCGGCCCGAGCCCCTGGGTGTACCCGATCCTGGCCCTGCCGCCGATGGCGATCGCCTACGCTTTCGGGCCCGCGCTGTTCTTCTTCCTCTGGGTGCTCATGATCACGGTGCTCAACGGGGTCGCCCTGGGGATGCTCACCGACTGGGGCCGGAACCGGAAGTCCATGACGGCGGCCTGGTGGTGGCTCAGCTTCGTGTTCCTCATGGGCTGGCTCGGCTTCGCCCGGGTGGACGGCTTCACCGCGCCGATCGTCCTGATCGCCCTCATCCACGGCGTCCGCCGGCCGTTCGTCGCCTCCGTGATCCTCGCCGTCGGCACCTGGATGAAGGTGTGGCCCGCCGCGGTCATGCTGGCGCTCTTCGCCGTGGTGAAGAGCCGCGTCCGCGTGATCCTCGGCGGCGTGGTGGTCACCGCGGGTGTCGCCGCCGTCGCCGCCGCGCTCGGCGTGCTCCCCCGCCTCCTCAACTTCCTGACCCAGCAGGGTGACCGCGGTATGCAGCTCGAAGCCACGTTCACCACGCCGTGGCTCTGGCTCTCCGTGCTCGGCGTCGGGGACTCCCACATGTACATGAACACGGACATCAACTCGATGCAGGTGGACGGCCCCGGCACCACCGTGATGTCGGCCCTCATGCAGCCGCTCCTGGTCCTCGCCGCACTCGTGGTGACCGGCCTGGTGTTCTGGGCCCTGCATCAGGGCAAGCAGCGCGGCGGCATCGACCGGACCGAACTGCTGCTCGCAGGCGCGCTGGCTCTGACCACGGCGTTCATCGTGTTCAACAAGGTGGGCTCCCCGCAGTTCATGGTGTGGCTGGCTCCTGCGGTGGCGCTCGGCCTGATCCATGACTTCAAGGCCTGGCGCACGCCGGCCGTCATGCTGATCCTGATCGCGATCACCACCTTCCTCATCTACCCGCTCTTCTACGACGCGCTGAGCCACAACAATCCGCTCATGGCTCTGGTCCTCACGGTCCGGAACCTGCTGCTCGTCGGCCTGCTGGTGATCTCCGTCCACCGCCTGTACGTCCTGGGCCGCGACGCCAGGACGGCCGCCCCGGCCGTCACCGCGGCCTAG